The proteins below come from a single Prolixibacter sp. NT017 genomic window:
- a CDS encoding DUF4174 domain-containing protein codes for MPNKPFLLLLAFTVFFIFRPSTTVASNPLKPYLWKNVVVLYQLKADPVKEESAFQQTIDKNFQRFKQDKLVFIDLTGKNTGKLHAQLTPEALETIRKRFKTEANQSMYIIVGMDGWEKFRQTGRFNPSEFIDIIMQYSSSNSEK; via the coding sequence ATGCCGAATAAGCCTTTCCTTTTACTCCTTGCCTTTACTGTGTTCTTCATTTTTCGCCCCAGCACAACTGTGGCTTCCAATCCTTTAAAACCTTACTTGTGGAAAAATGTGGTCGTGCTCTATCAGTTAAAAGCCGATCCGGTAAAAGAAGAATCGGCTTTCCAGCAAACCATCGACAAAAATTTTCAGCGGTTCAAGCAGGACAAACTGGTATTCATTGACTTAACAGGAAAAAATACGGGGAAATTACATGCACAACTAACTCCTGAAGCACTCGAAACCATCAGAAAACGTTTTAAGACAGAGGCAAACCAGTCGATGTATATCATTGTCGGAATGGACGGCTGGGAGAAATTTCGTCAGACCGGACGCTTCAATCCAAGTGAATTTATTGACATAATAATGCAATATTCTTCTTCCAACTCCGAAAAGTAA